A section of the Acropora muricata isolate sample 2 chromosome 4, ASM3666990v1, whole genome shotgun sequence genome encodes:
- the LOC136913107 gene encoding NFX1-type zinc finger-containing protein 1-like isoform X3, with translation MAARVPPEDFRHLSVIPSLRDIITDERPFLRPNKIDGPYDNTQHYLDVQFRLLREDFVKPLRDGIQTLLVMGKHRTPKDERLLDVRVYDNVEIGQPIFNSNGIAYQIKFDISKFHRVQWENSKRLIFGSLLCLSNDNFESFAFAVVANRDLEDVSKGVIEIRFVSPPSDARPRTGDNCQMVESVAFFEAYRPVLERLQKMSEREFPFKKYIVECKKELHPPCYLRKYDGDPVKYDFSPIIASNQGGSCHMFGTSDQTASTVTVLDFASWPSARNLGLDNSQFKALQLALTNEFAVIQGPPGTGKTYIGLMIAKILLHNKTVWRTKSTQGPILVVCYTNHALDQFLEEIYEFQMEGIVRVGSRSQSALMKNCSLWETKKKMLSERRIPSHLRRLTSEAQAKMNVLSRQFEEQRRLINTLETNVVDEDELSQWSSSLTTQHYETLKNGTTVHETVMSHWLGLAVEPPDPYSADHSKPLLMFPFNNKSGNREYFSNVELAYISSDVQFAPGADGSLAGSVELCGNLDSFIEIANFEGGYADTAASITILAFLYPTGGHGPILCYHRNGYGLQIWFERVEFSAIIGTLCALFIRRDLAIAIPIRRTILNINAWNFIGISYDYWTGVARLWHNGNVVETVLIGAYFPLATQFPIRIGALDNPWQTTFFKGRISHLHIYSEALNIEDIRAVGCISPEGPQITSTEEVNLDSEQLDKDTPEELKAGLVIAEGCDDREETEGDTPKEDQKVPDVRFEAYVIEDQRILDGDDDFIRFDKGMADDERSKDDIPLDNIGHTQAVKSVEGGQQQGGWKFQNPARVRQKIKRTIQRKLRNPDLMSEEDALVVENVWNLCGKDRWRLYRRWVHDACETCHRKIAELQVSFDEEARNLKHFKEEEDKYVLSKADVIGMTTTGAARNQNVLQAIKPAITIVEEAAEVMEAHIITSLTHGCQHLILIGDHQQLRPNPNVYNLQINYDFDVSLFERMIKNGMEFATLCLQHRMRPEIAKLLDHIYVDPKLENHDSVLKFESIRGVQRNLFFLEHSEREDFVNEGRSRSNTHEAKFMTALCRYFIQQGYKQSQITILAAYTGQLSKLKREMSSKYKKLFEGVRVSVVDNFQGEENDIILLSLVRSERSGFLKIDNRVCVALSRARKGFFIIGNSTVLARESSLWRNIFKDMREQGAMGRELGLTCQNHPDNGIQASSAADFDNAPKGGCLRPCGITMECGHTCSSVCHPVDLEHKEEFRCQQPCSKIICLTGHKCRKTCSQECGPCMEIVTKVIPGCEHKKRLPCSVDVESVKCEKIVPKEALPCGHVNEVPCSDDAASIKCKTIVRKEAWPCGHVNEVPCFVMPSDIECKMPCDELQCGHKCFGNCHQCHQDRLHKPCQSKCDRPLFCGHSCTDDCSGVCPPCSNKCENYCEHHICNKTCGDRCTPCEDKCTWQCPHYNCTKLCNEPCDRPRCDQPCEKKLPCDHPCIGVCGEECPKLCRVCNEDADDFKGCDPQAMFVELVDCGHVFEVKKLDELMDKSQDEDEQNGKIGIKHRMCPKCSKPILSSRRYGKIIKEILADFDAVKRQLITSDVAASDQIKNIFSHAEQIKSCKDDAEKIVNKIKSGHVTSEEVVKLQNQVLFIKSLDSTIHLARKVDDKTLLREVYGLESRIMATPRCFSEQEIEELVEEISRSKLLVSFRYFMTGLESKHTFLTPEDNACVLSIQETLDSGKLIDRRRKTIFLADIDRIERKYGLQLQDAGTLDEELDLTEKLSKAKNLRRGPWYKCIEGHVYPAADQIPAHQNNLSAGCPHCVEEAKSTPRTLAETLPPQMTPGEIVKTKKPQPAFSPRTRPHGHRGRPRKNTRLRK, from the exons ATGGCGGCGCGGGTTCCTCCCGAAGATTTTCGCCATCTTAGTGTAATCCCAAGCCTAAGAGACATAATTACGGACGAGAGACCTTTTTTGAGGCCAAACAAGATAGACGGCCCCTACGACAACACCCAGCATTATTTAGATGTCCAATTTCGCCTCCTTCGCGAGGACTTCGTCAAGCCGCTGCGCGATGGAATACAGACATTGTTGGTGATGGGCAAACATCGTACCCCCAAAGACGAACGCTTGCTCGATGTCAGAGTTTATGATAATGTTGAAATTGGTCAGCCGATTTTTAATTCAAACGGAATTGCCTATCAGATCAAATTTGACATCTCAAAGTTCCATAGGGTGCAATGGGAGAACAGCAAAAGGTTGATCTTTGGATCACTGCTGTGTTTGTCAAATGATAATTTTGAGAGCTTTGCCTTCGCTGTAGTTGCTAACAGAGACCTCGAGGATGTATCAAAG gGTGTGATTGAGATTCGATTTGTGTCACCTCCCAGTGATGCTCGACCGCGGACTGGTGACAATTGCCAGATGGTTGAGTCCGTAGCGTTCTTCGAAGCTTACCGTCCTGTGCTGGAAAGATTACAAAAAATGTCTGAAAGGGAGTTTCCTTTCAAG AAATACATCGTGGAATGTAAAAAGGAATTGCACCCTCCGTGCTACCTAAGAAAGTACGACGGTGATCCAGTGAAATATGACTTTTCCCCGATTATAGCATCAAACCAAGG AGGGTCCTGTCACATGTTTGGAACATCTG ACCAAACAGCGTCGACTGTAACAGTTTTGGATTTTGCATCTTGGCCATCTGCTCGAAATCTGGGACTTGATAACTCACAGTTCAAGGCCTTACAGCTGGCGCTGACCAACGAATTTGCCGTCATTCAAGGCCCACCAGGTACAGGGAAGACCTACATTGGTCTTATG ATTGCCAAAATTTTACTGCACAACAAGACTGTGTGGCGTACGAAGTCAACGCAGGGACCGATCCTTGTAGTCTGCTACACCAATCACGCTCTAGATCAATTTCTGGAAGAAATCTATGAATTTCAGATGGAGGGCATTGTTCGAGTTGGAAGCCGTAGTCAAAGTGCACTGATGAAAAACTGCAGTCTTTgggaaaccaaaaaaaaaatgctttctgAG AGGAGAATACCAAGCCACCTCAGACGTCTAACAAGTGAAGCTCAGGCTAAAATGAACGTACTTTCCAGGCAGTTCGAAGAGCAAAGAAGATTGATAAATACGTTGGAAACAAATGTCGTTGACGAGGACGAGCTCAGCCAATGGTCCTCAAGCTTAACTACTCAGCATTATGAGACTTTGAAGAACGGAACAACGGTTCATGAAACTGTGATGTCCCACTGGCTTGGTCTCGCTGTGGAACCACCTGATCCTTACAGTGCAG ACCACAGCAAGCCACTTCTAATGTTTCCTTTTAACAACAAAAGCGGGAACAGAGAGTATTTTTCCAATGTTGAGTTGGCCTACATTTCCTCGGATGTTCAATTTGCACCAGGTGCTGATGGCTCTCTTGCTGGCTCCGTAGAACTATGTGGGAATCTTGACTCCTTTATTGAAATTGCAAACTTTGAAGGCGGCTACGCAGATACTGCAGCCTCAATTACTATATTGGCATTTCTTTATCCCACTGGCGGTCATGGGCCGATACTTTGCTACCACAGGAATGGTTATGGTTTACAGATATGGTTCGAACGAGTCGAATTTAGCGCCATCATTGGGACGTTGTGTGCTTTGTTCATTCGAAGAGATTTAGCAATAGCCATTCCCATAAGGAGAACAATCTTAAACATCAATGCCTGGAATTTCATCGGGATTTCTTACGATTATTGGACTGGGGTAGCGCGCCTCTGGCACAATGGAAATGTAGTGGAAACTGTTCTTATTGGAGCATACTTTCCTTTAGCCACGCAGTTCCCAATTAGGATTGGAGCATTAGACAATCCTTGGCAAACTACTTTCTTCAAAGGGAGAATATCTCATTTGCATATCTATTCCGAGGCACTGAATATTGAGGATATTCGAGCGGTCGGATGCATTTCTCCAGAAG GCCCTCAAATCACTTCCACAGAAGAAGTCAATCTTGATAGTGAGCAGTTAGACAAGGACACTCCAGAGGAGTTGAAAGCAGGCCTCGTTATAGCAGAAGGTTGTGATGACAGAGAAGAAACAGAAGGTGATACACCGAAGGAAGACCAGAAGGTCCCTGACGTTCGATTTGAGGCCTACGTCATCGAAGACCAGAGGATTcttgatggtgatgatgactTTATCCGGTTTGACAAAGGAATGGCAGATGATGAGCGATCTAAAGACGATATACCTTTGGATAATATTGGTCATACACAGGCAGTCAAAAGTGTTGAAGGAGGCCAACAACAGGGTGGTTGGAAATTCCAAAATCCTGCCCGCGTAAGACAGAAGATCAAGAGAACTATTCAGAGAAAACTCAGAAACCCAGATTTAATGAGCGAAGAAGACGCTTTAGTG GTTGAAAATGTTTGGAATTTGTGTGGCAAAGACCGCTGGCGCCTGTATCGCAGATGGGTACATGATGCTTGTGAGACGTGTCACAGAAAAATCGCCGAGCTTCAAGTAAGCTTTGATGAGGAGGCCAGAAACCTAAAACATTTTAAGGAGGAAGAAGATAAATATGTCCTCTCAAAAGCAGATGTCATCGGGATGACAACCACTG GAGCAGCACGGAATCAAAACGTGTTGCAGGCAATAAAGCCAGCGATAACAATCGTCGAGGAAGCTGCTGAAGTGATGGAGGCTCATATCATTACATCACTAACTCACGGATGTCAACACCTGATACTGATTGGTGATCATCAGCAACTGCGCCCAAATCCTAATGTCTATAATCTTCAGATTAACTACGacttcgatgtgtctttgtttgaaagaatGATAAAGAACGGGATGGAGTTTGCAACGCTGTGCTTACAACACCGCATGCGACCGGAAATTGCCAAGTTGCTGGATCACATATACGTAGATCCAAAACTTGAAAACCATGATTCTGTATTGAAGTTTGAAAGTATAAGAGGCGTACAGCGAAACTTATTTTTCTTGGAACACAGCGAGCGCGAG GATTTCGTTAATGAGGGAAGAAGTAGATCGAACACTCACGAAGCTAAGTTCATGACAGCATTATGCCGTTACTTCATCCAGCAAGGCTATAAGCAGAGTCAGATAACTATTTTAGCAGCCTACACGGGACAACTCTCTAAGCTGAAACGCGAAATGTCATCAAAGTACAAAAAGTTGTTTGAAGGAGTTCGCGTTTCAGTGGTGGACAATTTTCAGGGAGAAGAGAATGACATCATTTTACTATCTCTGGTGCGTAGTGAAAGAAGTGGCTTCCTGAAGATTGATAACAGGGTCTGTGTTGCTTTATCCCGTGCTCGGAAAGGCTTCTTTATCATTGGGAATTCCACAGTGCTTGCTCGTGAAAGTTCCTTGTGGAGAAACATCTTTAAAGATATGCGAGAACAAGGAGCAATGGGAAGAGAATTAGGGCTGACCTGTCAGAATCACCCAGACAATGGTATTCAAGCATCAAGTGCTGCGGATTTTGACAACGCACCAAAGGGAGGATGCCTAAGGCCCTGTGGAATAACGATGGAATGCGGCCATACTTGTAGCAGTGTATGTCATCCGGTGGATCTTGAGCATAAAGAGGAGTTTCGTTGTCAACAGCCTTGCTCCAAAATTATCTGTTTAACTGGGCACAAATGCCGAAAGACGTGCAGCCAAGAATGTGGTCCTTGCATGGAGATAGTGACAAAGGTCATTCCAGGTTGTGAACATAAGAAAAGGTTGCCATGTTCTGTGGATGTTGAAAGCGTTAAATGCGAGAAGATTGTGCCAAAGGAAGCGTTGCCATGCGGCCACGTCAATGAAGTGCCATGTTCTGATGATGCTGCTAGTATAAAATGCAAGACGATTGTGCGAAAGGAAGCATGGCCATGCGGCCACGTCAATGAAGTACCTTGTTTTGTAATGCCAAGTGATATCGAATGCAAAATGCCTTGTGATGAATTGCAATGCGGCCACAAATGTTTCG GAAACTGCCATCAATGTCATCAAGATCGCCTCCATAAACCATGCCAATCGAAATGTGATCGCCCTCTCTTTTGTGGTCATAGTTGCACGGATGATTGCTCTGGTGTTTGCCCACCTTGTTCCAATAAATGTGAGAATTACTGCGAACATCACATTTGCAACAAAACCTGTGGGGATCGCTGCACGCCTTGTGAGGATAAATGTACCTGGCAGTGTCCGCATTACAACTgcacaaaactttgcaatgAGCCATGCGATAGACCAAGATGTGACCAACCATGCGAAAAAAAGTTACCATGCGACCACCCGTGCATTGGTGTTTGTGGCGAGGAATGCCCGAAGCTTTGCCGAGTTTGCAACGAAGACGCTGATGATTTCAAGGGGTGTGACCCTCAAGCTATGTTCGTGGAACTGGTGGACTGCGGTCATGTATTTGAAGTAAAGAAATTGGATGAGTTAATGGATAAGAGCCAGGATGAAGACGAACAAAACggaaaaatagggataaaacaCAGGATGTGCCCGAAATGCAGTAAGCCCATTCTATCAAGTCGTAGATATGGAAAGATCATAAAGgaaattcttgctgattttgATGCTGTAAAACGCCAACTCATTACTTCAGATGTAGCTGCCAGTGATCAAATCAAGAATATTTTCTCCCACGCTGAACAAATCAAATCATGTAAAGACGATGCAGAAAAAATCGTTAACAAAATCAAGAGTGGTCATGTTACCTCTGAGGAGGTAGTAAAACTTCAAAATCAAGTCCTCTTCATAAAGTCTCTTGATTCTACGATTCACTTGGCAAGGAAAGTGGATGATAAGACTCTATTGCGTGAGGTCTATGGTTTAGAGTCAAGAATCATGGCAACTCCCCGCTGCTTCAGTGAGCAAGAAATCGAGGAGTTGGTTGAAGAGATCTCGAGATCAAAGCTGTTGGTTTCTTTTAGGTATTTTATGACAGGGCTGGAAAGCAAACATACTTTCCTCACGCCTGAAGACAATGCTTGCGTTCTTTCCATACAGGAAACTCTAGACTCAGGAAAATTAATTG ATCGccgaagaaaaacaatttttttggccgATATCGACAGAATTGAACGGAAGTACGGATTGCAATTGCAAGACGCGGGCACACTGGACGAAGAATTGGATTTGACAGAGAAGCTTTCCAAAGCAAAGAACCTTAGACGAGGACCTTGGTACAAATGTATAGAAG GTCATGTTTATCCCGCTGCTGACCAGATACCTGCTCACCAAAACAATTTGAGTGCGGGCTGCCCACATTGCGTTGAAGAGGCAAAGTCGACTCCGCGGACACTGGCAGAG ACTTTGCCTCCTCAAATGACGCCAGGGGAAATCGTGAAGACCAAGAAACCTCAACCGGCATTTTCCCCAAGAACAAGGCCTCATGGACACAGGGGACGTCCACGCAAAAATACTAGGCTTCGTAAATAG
- the LOC136913107 gene encoding NFX1-type zinc finger-containing protein 1-like isoform X4, which yields MAARVPPEDFRHLSVIPSLRDIITDERPFLRPNKIDGPYDNTQHYLDVQFRLLREDFVKPLRDGIQTLLVMGKHRTPKDERLLDVRVYDNVEIGQPIFNSNGIAYQIKFDISKFHRVQWENSKRLIFGSLLCLSNDNFESFAFAVVANRDLEDVSKGVIEIRFVSPPSDARPRTGDNCQMVESVAFFEAYRPVLERLQKMSEREFPFKKYIVECKKELHPPCYLRKYDGDPVKYDFSPIIASNQGGSCHMFGTSASTVTVLDFASWPSARNLGLDNSQFKALQLALTNEFAVIQGPPGTGKTYIGLMIAKILLHNKTVWRTKSTQGPILVVCYTNHALDQFLEEIYEFQMEGIVRVGSRSQSALMKNCSLWETKKKMLSERRIPSHLRRLTSEAQAKMNVLSRQFEEQRRLINTLETNVVDEDELSQWSSSLTTQHYETLKNGTTVHETVMSHWLGLAVEPPDPYSADHSKPLLMFPFNNKSGNREYFSNVELAYISSDVQFAPGADGSLAGSVELCGNLDSFIEIANFEGGYADTAASITILAFLYPTGGHGPILCYHRNGYGLQIWFERVEFSAIIGTLCALFIRRDLAIAIPIRRTILNINAWNFIGISYDYWTGVARLWHNGNVVETVLIGAYFPLATQFPIRIGALDNPWQTTFFKGRISHLHIYSEALNIEDIRAVGCISPEGPQITSTEEVNLDSEQLDKDTPEELKAGLVIAEGCDDREETEGDTPKEDQKVPDVRFEAYVIEDQRILDGDDDFIRFDKGMADDERSKDDIPLDNIGHTQAVKSVEGGQQQGGWKFQNPARVRQKIKRTIQRKLRNPDLMSEEDALVVENVWNLCGKDRWRLYRRWVHDACETCHRKIAELQVSFDEEARNLKHFKEEEDKYVLSKADVIGMTTTGAARNQNVLQAIKPAITIVEEAAEVMEAHIITSLTHGCQHLILIGDHQQLRPNPNVYNLQINYDFDVSLFERMIKNGMEFATLCLQHRMRPEIAKLLDHIYVDPKLENHDSVLKFESIRGVQRNLFFLEHSEREDFVNEGRSRSNTHEAKFMTALCRYFIQQGYKQSQITILAAYTGQLSKLKREMSSKYKKLFEGVRVSVVDNFQGEENDIILLSLVRSERSGFLKIDNRVCVALSRARKGFFIIGNSTVLARESSLWRNIFKDMREQGAMGRELGLTCQNHPDNGIQASSAADFDNAPKGGCLRPCGITMECGHTCSSVCHPVDLEHKEEFRCQQPCSKIICLTGHKCRKTCSQECGPCMEIVTKVIPGCEHKKRLPCSVDVESVKCEKIVPKEALPCGHVNEVPCSDDAASIKCKTIVRKEAWPCGHVNEVPCFVMPSDIECKMPCDELQCGHKCFGNCHQCHQDRLHKPCQSKCDRPLFCGHSCTDDCSGVCPPCSNKCENYCEHHICNKTCGDRCTPCEDKCTWQCPHYNCTKLCNEPCDRPRCDQPCEKKLPCDHPCIGVCGEECPKLCRVCNEDADDFKGCDPQAMFVELVDCGHVFEVKKLDELMDKSQDEDEQNGKIGIKHRMCPKCSKPILSSRRYGKIIKEILADFDAVKRQLITSDVAASDQIKNIFSHAEQIKSCKDDAEKIVNKIKSGHVTSEEVVKLQNQVLFIKSLDSTIHLARKVDDKTLLREVYGLESRIMATPRCFSEQEIEELVEEISRSKLLVSFRYFMTGLESKHTFLTPEDNACVLSIQETLDSGKLIDRRRKTIFLADIDRIERKYGLQLQDAGTLDEELDLTEKLSKAKNLRRGPWYKCIEGHVYPAADQIPAHQNNLSAGCPHCVEEAKSTPRTLAETLPPQMTPGEIVKTKKPQPAFSPRTRPHGHRGRPRKNTRLRK from the exons ATGGCGGCGCGGGTTCCTCCCGAAGATTTTCGCCATCTTAGTGTAATCCCAAGCCTAAGAGACATAATTACGGACGAGAGACCTTTTTTGAGGCCAAACAAGATAGACGGCCCCTACGACAACACCCAGCATTATTTAGATGTCCAATTTCGCCTCCTTCGCGAGGACTTCGTCAAGCCGCTGCGCGATGGAATACAGACATTGTTGGTGATGGGCAAACATCGTACCCCCAAAGACGAACGCTTGCTCGATGTCAGAGTTTATGATAATGTTGAAATTGGTCAGCCGATTTTTAATTCAAACGGAATTGCCTATCAGATCAAATTTGACATCTCAAAGTTCCATAGGGTGCAATGGGAGAACAGCAAAAGGTTGATCTTTGGATCACTGCTGTGTTTGTCAAATGATAATTTTGAGAGCTTTGCCTTCGCTGTAGTTGCTAACAGAGACCTCGAGGATGTATCAAAG gGTGTGATTGAGATTCGATTTGTGTCACCTCCCAGTGATGCTCGACCGCGGACTGGTGACAATTGCCAGATGGTTGAGTCCGTAGCGTTCTTCGAAGCTTACCGTCCTGTGCTGGAAAGATTACAAAAAATGTCTGAAAGGGAGTTTCCTTTCAAG AAATACATCGTGGAATGTAAAAAGGAATTGCACCCTCCGTGCTACCTAAGAAAGTACGACGGTGATCCAGTGAAATATGACTTTTCCCCGATTATAGCATCAAACCAAGG AGGGTCCTGTCACATGTTTGGAACATCTG CGTCGACTGTAACAGTTTTGGATTTTGCATCTTGGCCATCTGCTCGAAATCTGGGACTTGATAACTCACAGTTCAAGGCCTTACAGCTGGCGCTGACCAACGAATTTGCCGTCATTCAAGGCCCACCAGGTACAGGGAAGACCTACATTGGTCTTATG ATTGCCAAAATTTTACTGCACAACAAGACTGTGTGGCGTACGAAGTCAACGCAGGGACCGATCCTTGTAGTCTGCTACACCAATCACGCTCTAGATCAATTTCTGGAAGAAATCTATGAATTTCAGATGGAGGGCATTGTTCGAGTTGGAAGCCGTAGTCAAAGTGCACTGATGAAAAACTGCAGTCTTTgggaaaccaaaaaaaaaatgctttctgAG AGGAGAATACCAAGCCACCTCAGACGTCTAACAAGTGAAGCTCAGGCTAAAATGAACGTACTTTCCAGGCAGTTCGAAGAGCAAAGAAGATTGATAAATACGTTGGAAACAAATGTCGTTGACGAGGACGAGCTCAGCCAATGGTCCTCAAGCTTAACTACTCAGCATTATGAGACTTTGAAGAACGGAACAACGGTTCATGAAACTGTGATGTCCCACTGGCTTGGTCTCGCTGTGGAACCACCTGATCCTTACAGTGCAG ACCACAGCAAGCCACTTCTAATGTTTCCTTTTAACAACAAAAGCGGGAACAGAGAGTATTTTTCCAATGTTGAGTTGGCCTACATTTCCTCGGATGTTCAATTTGCACCAGGTGCTGATGGCTCTCTTGCTGGCTCCGTAGAACTATGTGGGAATCTTGACTCCTTTATTGAAATTGCAAACTTTGAAGGCGGCTACGCAGATACTGCAGCCTCAATTACTATATTGGCATTTCTTTATCCCACTGGCGGTCATGGGCCGATACTTTGCTACCACAGGAATGGTTATGGTTTACAGATATGGTTCGAACGAGTCGAATTTAGCGCCATCATTGGGACGTTGTGTGCTTTGTTCATTCGAAGAGATTTAGCAATAGCCATTCCCATAAGGAGAACAATCTTAAACATCAATGCCTGGAATTTCATCGGGATTTCTTACGATTATTGGACTGGGGTAGCGCGCCTCTGGCACAATGGAAATGTAGTGGAAACTGTTCTTATTGGAGCATACTTTCCTTTAGCCACGCAGTTCCCAATTAGGATTGGAGCATTAGACAATCCTTGGCAAACTACTTTCTTCAAAGGGAGAATATCTCATTTGCATATCTATTCCGAGGCACTGAATATTGAGGATATTCGAGCGGTCGGATGCATTTCTCCAGAAG GCCCTCAAATCACTTCCACAGAAGAAGTCAATCTTGATAGTGAGCAGTTAGACAAGGACACTCCAGAGGAGTTGAAAGCAGGCCTCGTTATAGCAGAAGGTTGTGATGACAGAGAAGAAACAGAAGGTGATACACCGAAGGAAGACCAGAAGGTCCCTGACGTTCGATTTGAGGCCTACGTCATCGAAGACCAGAGGATTcttgatggtgatgatgactTTATCCGGTTTGACAAAGGAATGGCAGATGATGAGCGATCTAAAGACGATATACCTTTGGATAATATTGGTCATACACAGGCAGTCAAAAGTGTTGAAGGAGGCCAACAACAGGGTGGTTGGAAATTCCAAAATCCTGCCCGCGTAAGACAGAAGATCAAGAGAACTATTCAGAGAAAACTCAGAAACCCAGATTTAATGAGCGAAGAAGACGCTTTAGTG GTTGAAAATGTTTGGAATTTGTGTGGCAAAGACCGCTGGCGCCTGTATCGCAGATGGGTACATGATGCTTGTGAGACGTGTCACAGAAAAATCGCCGAGCTTCAAGTAAGCTTTGATGAGGAGGCCAGAAACCTAAAACATTTTAAGGAGGAAGAAGATAAATATGTCCTCTCAAAAGCAGATGTCATCGGGATGACAACCACTG GAGCAGCACGGAATCAAAACGTGTTGCAGGCAATAAAGCCAGCGATAACAATCGTCGAGGAAGCTGCTGAAGTGATGGAGGCTCATATCATTACATCACTAACTCACGGATGTCAACACCTGATACTGATTGGTGATCATCAGCAACTGCGCCCAAATCCTAATGTCTATAATCTTCAGATTAACTACGacttcgatgtgtctttgtttgaaagaatGATAAAGAACGGGATGGAGTTTGCAACGCTGTGCTTACAACACCGCATGCGACCGGAAATTGCCAAGTTGCTGGATCACATATACGTAGATCCAAAACTTGAAAACCATGATTCTGTATTGAAGTTTGAAAGTATAAGAGGCGTACAGCGAAACTTATTTTTCTTGGAACACAGCGAGCGCGAG GATTTCGTTAATGAGGGAAGAAGTAGATCGAACACTCACGAAGCTAAGTTCATGACAGCATTATGCCGTTACTTCATCCAGCAAGGCTATAAGCAGAGTCAGATAACTATTTTAGCAGCCTACACGGGACAACTCTCTAAGCTGAAACGCGAAATGTCATCAAAGTACAAAAAGTTGTTTGAAGGAGTTCGCGTTTCAGTGGTGGACAATTTTCAGGGAGAAGAGAATGACATCATTTTACTATCTCTGGTGCGTAGTGAAAGAAGTGGCTTCCTGAAGATTGATAACAGGGTCTGTGTTGCTTTATCCCGTGCTCGGAAAGGCTTCTTTATCATTGGGAATTCCACAGTGCTTGCTCGTGAAAGTTCCTTGTGGAGAAACATCTTTAAAGATATGCGAGAACAAGGAGCAATGGGAAGAGAATTAGGGCTGACCTGTCAGAATCACCCAGACAATGGTATTCAAGCATCAAGTGCTGCGGATTTTGACAACGCACCAAAGGGAGGATGCCTAAGGCCCTGTGGAATAACGATGGAATGCGGCCATACTTGTAGCAGTGTATGTCATCCGGTGGATCTTGAGCATAAAGAGGAGTTTCGTTGTCAACAGCCTTGCTCCAAAATTATCTGTTTAACTGGGCACAAATGCCGAAAGACGTGCAGCCAAGAATGTGGTCCTTGCATGGAGATAGTGACAAAGGTCATTCCAGGTTGTGAACATAAGAAAAGGTTGCCATGTTCTGTGGATGTTGAAAGCGTTAAATGCGAGAAGATTGTGCCAAAGGAAGCGTTGCCATGCGGCCACGTCAATGAAGTGCCATGTTCTGATGATGCTGCTAGTATAAAATGCAAGACGATTGTGCGAAAGGAAGCATGGCCATGCGGCCACGTCAATGAAGTACCTTGTTTTGTAATGCCAAGTGATATCGAATGCAAAATGCCTTGTGATGAATTGCAATGCGGCCACAAATGTTTCG GAAACTGCCATCAATGTCATCAAGATCGCCTCCATAAACCATGCCAATCGAAATGTGATCGCCCTCTCTTTTGTGGTCATAGTTGCACGGATGATTGCTCTGGTGTTTGCCCACCTTGTTCCAATAAATGTGAGAATTACTGCGAACATCACATTTGCAACAAAACCTGTGGGGATCGCTGCACGCCTTGTGAGGATAAATGTACCTGGCAGTGTCCGCATTACAACTgcacaaaactttgcaatgAGCCATGCGATAGACCAAGATGTGACCAACCATGCGAAAAAAAGTTACCATGCGACCACCCGTGCATTGGTGTTTGTGGCGAGGAATGCCCGAAGCTTTGCCGAGTTTGCAACGAAGACGCTGATGATTTCAAGGGGTGTGACCCTCAAGCTATGTTCGTGGAACTGGTGGACTGCGGTCATGTATTTGAAGTAAAGAAATTGGATGAGTTAATGGATAAGAGCCAGGATGAAGACGAACAAAACggaaaaatagggataaaacaCAGGATGTGCCCGAAATGCAGTAAGCCCATTCTATCAAGTCGTAGATATGGAAAGATCATAAAGgaaattcttgctgattttgATGCTGTAAAACGCCAACTCATTACTTCAGATGTAGCTGCCAGTGATCAAATCAAGAATATTTTCTCCCACGCTGAACAAATCAAATCATGTAAAGACGATGCAGAAAAAATCGTTAACAAAATCAAGAGTGGTCATGTTACCTCTGAGGAGGTAGTAAAACTTCAAAATCAAGTCCTCTTCATAAAGTCTCTTGATTCTACGATTCACTTGGCAAGGAAAGTGGATGATAAGACTCTATTGCGTGAGGTCTATGGTTTAGAGTCAAGAATCATGGCAACTCCCCGCTGCTTCAGTGAGCAAGAAATCGAGGAGTTGGTTGAAGAGATCTCGAGATCAAAGCTGTTGGTTTCTTTTAGGTATTTTATGACAGGGCTGGAAAGCAAACATACTTTCCTCACGCCTGAAGACAATGCTTGCGTTCTTTCCATACAGGAAACTCTAGACTCAGGAAAATTAATTG ATCGccgaagaaaaacaatttttttggccgATATCGACAGAATTGAACGGAAGTACGGATTGCAATTGCAAGACGCGGGCACACTGGACGAAGAATTGGATTTGACAGAGAAGCTTTCCAAAGCAAAGAACCTTAGACGAGGACCTTGGTACAAATGTATAGAAG GTCATGTTTATCCCGCTGCTGACCAGATACCTGCTCACCAAAACAATTTGAGTGCGGGCTGCCCACATTGCGTTGAAGAGGCAAAGTCGACTCCGCGGACACTGGCAGAG ACTTTGCCTCCTCAAATGACGCCAGGGGAAATCGTGAAGACCAAGAAACCTCAACCGGCATTTTCCCCAAGAACAAGGCCTCATGGACACAGGGGACGTCCACGCAAAAATACTAGGCTTCGTAAATAG